Proteins encoded in a region of the Marinococcus sp. PL1-022 genome:
- the rplI gene encoding 50S ribosomal protein L9: MKVILKQDVKGQGKKGEVADVSEGYARNYLLKKNLAVEASKGNLRDLEATQKKQKEREQEELEQAKKFKEQLEKTEVELTAKAGEGGRLFGAVSTKQIAEKLKSMNMKVDKRKIEIDQPIRSLGYTKVPIKIHPEVTAVVNVHVTEE, translated from the coding sequence ATGAAAGTCATACTGAAACAAGACGTTAAAGGCCAGGGGAAAAAAGGTGAAGTCGCAGACGTATCCGAAGGGTACGCCAGAAACTATTTATTAAAGAAAAACCTTGCCGTGGAAGCTAGCAAAGGCAATCTGCGTGACCTGGAAGCTACGCAGAAAAAACAAAAAGAACGTGAGCAGGAAGAGCTTGAGCAGGCGAAGAAGTTTAAGGAGCAGCTTGAAAAAACGGAGGTGGAGCTTACCGCCAAAGCGGGAGAAGGCGGCCGTCTGTTCGGAGCGGTTTCCACAAAACAGATTGCTGAAAAGCTGAAAAGCATGAATATGAAAGTGGACAAACGCAAAATAGAAATTGACCAGCCAATTCGTTCACTTGGATATACCAAAGTACCGATCAAGATTCATCCTGAAGTCACAGCTGTCGTAAACGTACACGTGACGGAAGAGTAA
- a CDS encoding DHH family phosphoesterase, with protein sequence MPKFLIRRWYGYHIVGLFILAGIALAFLTWFQWEIGAVGFILLGALAIYVIQAERSFEKELERYISTLTHRVNKAGEEAVTEMPIGILLYDKNYQIQWANPFILSYLPKEFMGKPIGTVSERLAAAIKQGESEIHLTMRNRHYTVYIHSEERLLYFFDMTETTDIQAMYQKEKSVVAFIYLDNFTEVTQGMDDQTRSRLMSHVTTALNEWAGDHDILLRSIAVDRFMAVMNQDALNHLEQTKFELLDYVRDITSKEKVTITLSIGIGAGEPSLQELGSLAQSSLDLALGRGGDQVAIKEANGKVRFYGGKSNAVEKRTRVRARVISHALRDFVLESDQVIVMGHKNPDMDAIGAAIGVLKIAEVNNTDAYVVVDPDEINPDVKKLMEEIENHEYLWSQFITPSEAMDEVTKHTLLVVVDTHKPSMVIEPRLIDRVNRTIVLDHHRRGEEFIEDPVLVYMEPYASSTAELVTELLEYQPKKLSMDVLEATAMLAGIIVDTKSFAIRTGSRTFDAASFLKMHGADTTMVQMLLKEDLDQYVERSHLIERAEVYRDGMAVAAAAEDEMYGQILIAQAADTLLTMNDIKGSFVISKRQDDKISISARSLGEVNVQLIMEALGGGGHLTNAATQLTDATIEEAEKRLKQAIDEYLQGGTSE encoded by the coding sequence ATGCCGAAGTTTTTAATACGGCGGTGGTACGGCTATCATATCGTCGGATTGTTCATATTAGCCGGAATAGCACTTGCCTTTCTCACCTGGTTTCAATGGGAAATAGGGGCGGTAGGATTTATCCTGCTCGGAGCTTTGGCTATTTATGTCATTCAGGCAGAGCGTTCATTTGAAAAAGAGCTTGAACGGTATATATCTACGCTGACCCACCGTGTGAACAAGGCAGGGGAAGAAGCGGTTACTGAGATGCCTATTGGCATCCTCCTGTATGATAAGAATTATCAAATACAGTGGGCGAACCCCTTCATCCTTTCCTATCTGCCGAAAGAATTCATGGGAAAGCCGATCGGTACTGTGTCTGAACGTCTGGCTGCAGCGATTAAGCAGGGGGAAAGCGAAATACACTTAACGATGAGAAATCGTCATTATACCGTGTATATTCACAGCGAAGAGCGGCTGCTCTATTTCTTTGATATGACTGAAACGACAGATATTCAGGCAATGTACCAAAAAGAGAAATCAGTCGTTGCATTTATTTATTTAGATAACTTCACCGAAGTTACCCAGGGCATGGATGATCAGACAAGAAGCCGGCTGATGAGTCATGTGACTACCGCTTTGAATGAGTGGGCGGGGGATCATGACATTTTACTGCGCAGCATCGCTGTAGACCGGTTTATGGCTGTCATGAATCAGGATGCCCTCAACCATCTCGAGCAGACGAAATTTGAACTGCTCGATTACGTACGTGATATTACGAGTAAAGAGAAGGTGACCATCACCCTGAGTATTGGTATCGGAGCTGGGGAGCCGTCTTTGCAGGAGCTTGGTTCGCTGGCCCAGTCCAGTCTCGATCTTGCACTCGGACGCGGCGGCGACCAGGTAGCCATCAAGGAGGCGAACGGGAAAGTGCGCTTTTACGGCGGGAAGTCCAATGCTGTTGAAAAGCGCACCCGGGTACGCGCCAGGGTTATTTCCCACGCCCTGCGGGATTTTGTCCTTGAAAGCGACCAGGTTATTGTGATGGGGCACAAAAATCCGGATATGGACGCGATTGGTGCTGCGATTGGTGTGCTTAAAATCGCTGAAGTAAATAACACAGATGCGTATGTCGTCGTGGATCCGGATGAAATTAACCCGGATGTGAAAAAGCTCATGGAAGAAATCGAAAACCATGAATACCTGTGGTCTCAATTTATTACGCCGTCAGAAGCAATGGATGAAGTGACAAAGCATACGCTGCTTGTCGTTGTGGATACGCACAAGCCATCCATGGTTATCGAGCCGCGGCTGATTGACCGCGTGAATCGTACGATTGTTCTTGACCATCACCGCCGGGGAGAGGAGTTTATTGAAGATCCGGTGCTTGTATACATGGAACCGTACGCTTCATCCACCGCCGAGCTTGTAACAGAGCTTTTGGAGTATCAGCCGAAAAAGCTCAGTATGGATGTGCTTGAAGCAACAGCGATGCTTGCAGGCATTATTGTGGATACGAAAAGCTTCGCCATCCGGACAGGATCGAGAACATTCGATGCAGCATCATTTTTAAAAATGCACGGTGCCGATACGACTATGGTACAGATGCTGTTAAAAGAAGATCTCGATCAATACGTCGAACGGTCGCACCTCATTGAACGGGCGGAGGTTTACCGGGACGGTATGGCTGTTGCCGCCGCTGCGGAAGACGAAATGTACGGGCAGATTTTAATCGCCCAGGCAGCCGACACCCTGCTTACGATGAACGATATCAAAGGTTCGTTTGTGATATCTAAGCGTCAGGATGATAAAATTAGTATCAGCGCCCGTTCACTTGGTGAAGTGAACGTGCAGTTAATAATGGAGGCTTTGGGCGGAGGCGGTCATTTAACGAATGCGGCAACACAGCTGACCGATGCTACGATTGAAGAAGCGGAAAAACGCCTGAAGCAGGCCATTGATGAATATTTGCAAGGGGGCACATCCGAATGA